ATTTGTTTTTCGTACATTGAATAATCAATGTCTTTCTTTGATTTTGTTTCTGCAGAACGATTCTCGATCTCGGCTTTAAAATCTGCACCACGAGTTTCTGAAATTGTCTGATCTTCTCCGCGAGCTTCAATTGAAGTAGCAACATAAGCTGGCGTTTTATCTAAAATAGACACCTCTAATAGCTCGATGTCTTCTAATGTGCGTTTCTGAATGCCATCTTCCCCGTCTTCCCACAATGGCTTATTATCAACAAAGCCAAATGACCAGCCTTTCAACTTGCCGTCTTTCGCTTTTTGAATGATTTCTGCATCAGATACATGAGCAATAGCACGTAAGCCAATGTTATCCTCATACAGTTGCAGATTGCCCTCTTGTAATGATCCCAGCTTGCGATTTTTGTCATGATTAAATAATAAATCAACGTTTTCTGCCTTATCTAATGCTCTTTCAAACGTTTTAGCACGGATTTTTTCTTTAAATCGACCTCTTGGTGAAGGTAAAATACGACTTTCACGCTCCACAGCATTTACATAACCATCGAGCAACACTTGATTTTCTCTAATTTCAATCCTCAATTTCTTCACCTCCCTTCTCGGTTTCGGGGCCACCATCTGAAATATCAGCAGTTTTATTTGTGTTTGGCGTGTAAATTGTCTTTGTTTTTGGATCATATAAGACATCTTGCAAGCCCAACTTAATGAAATCTAACCCAAGTGGTGGTTGATCTTCTAAATAACGAACCTCATCTACCTGCATCCACCCATTTTTAAGGGCAATTTCGTACGCTTTATAGCGTTTTTCGGTGTCACCTTTGACAAGTTCTTTCATATCAAAAGCAAAATAAAAAGACTGCCCTTTTTCCGATGGAAGAAGCAAGTCCTTGTTCAATGCCGTTTCAATTGCTCGAATAATCGGCAGTATGCAATTTTTAATAAAGTTTGTATGCACTTCTTCATTGGCCGAGCCATCCAAAATGCTGTCGGGTACTTTGAAAAGTTTATTTATTTCGCTTGAATTGGTCTTTTTGTTTTCATTCAGCTGCATTTCAACCGATGTACTTGATGCCTCTTTGAAATCTAAGCCATTATTCAATACAACAATATTCTCTGTATTATTCTTGTATAAATTGTTCCAGGCTGTTTTTAATTCTGCAATTGCATCCTTTGACAATCGGCCTAATGACTTTAAGAAACCTTTCTTATTTCCACCTGTTTTAACAAGTGAATCTTCAAAATCAAGCGTATTGTATGCAACAGATAATATTTTATTGTGGTCCTTTATGATTCCATTCCCTGTCACACCATCTTTAGAATTTCGAGCGATTTTTATAAATTCAAATTCGCGATAGTTCACACCATTAACGGATATATCATAGCTTTTAAATATTGGATCAACGCCAACTAGTACCGATACATTTCGATTTTCAACATAGTGGAGACTTTCAACATCATTTCTTCTCCGGTTGATATATGCGTACCCTGCACCTTCCAATAAATAATCCGTTACTAAAGCTTTTTTAAATTGGAAGCCATCTAGTGTATCGTGTGTCTCATCATTAAGCAAAATGATGCGTCTATCTTCTTCCATTTCTTCAACTTTACCGCTGTTTTCTTTGTACAATTTGATAGGTAGAGTAGCAATAAGACCCGAAATTAAATCTACACAGGTGCCAACACTAGGTATACTTAGCGCTTCTTCCTTTGTTAAAACAGCATTTGCTAACCCTGCCTGCAGCAATAATTCATCCATTCCACTCTCACGAAATTCCTGAATTTGTCTATAATTACGCCATTCACGCCATTCTTTAATTAATCCCACAATCTCACCTCCTTAAATGATTTGTGCGCCCCAATCAGCATCAGGATTAAAGATGACATCATGCTGCAGTAAAAAGATTGCATTGATTAGACTTACAACCATATCGACCTTGCCAGTTGATTTTTTCTTATTAACATAAATATTTTTGTTTGTATCCTCAGTAACTTTTGCATTTTGAAAGTTTTCTTCTAGCAATTCATTTTCGGTATAGTGAAACTCTTTGTTCATAATCTTTTCTCGTAACAGCTTTGTAGCTGGATGTAATACACTTGAATGCTGTTTTACTTCTACAGTAACTAAACCTTCCTTTTCTAGTTTCTGAGCTGTAGAAAGGCAGTTATAACGGTCATACGCTACACCCATAACAATGACATTGAATTGTTCTTCTACTTCCAGAACCTTTTGTTCAATAAAGCCATAATCTACAGTCATATCACCGCAAGAAAAACATTTACCTGACTTAATGTGATCGTAATAATTGATCTTCTCCACTCGGTTTTTATCAGGAATACGTTCAGTCGGCACAAATGCATAGGAATCCGCATATATTTGCATGTCTTCCTCTGTCACTATCGAGAATGAACAGTTATCATTCGTCATGGCCAAGTCTAAACCTAGCCAAACTTGACGGCCTGACCAATCGAAATCATCCATTTTACATTTTCGCAAGTCTTCCACATTTACATACGCTTCGCCACTGTTAGAAGGTAAAAAGTGATTCATATGTTTACAAAGATATTCTTCACGTTCTGAGGGCTTTTCTATAGCTGATTTACGGCTATCTCGTATCTCGTTATAGTTTTCCTCAACTCTTAATGGATTCGCCTGTAATAGCCCCGTATCGTCCCATAAATGCTCGTCCTCAGCATAATAAAGCAGCGCAAACATGCGGTCATCTTCAATAAATCCATTAAATACTTTCTTTGCATACGCCAATTCTTCTAACATGATCGATTTATCCTCAGCGTAGGCTGTTGTTAATTTAAAGCGTAATGGATTTTTAACGTTTAATTGTCCTGACTTCATGGCGTTTATATTCTTGTAATCTTTAAATGCACCCACTTCATCAGCGATAAAAGCAGAGGGACGAATTGAGTTGTTTCTATTCGCCTCTGCAGTACGTGCTTGGTAAAAACTATTTGTTAAAGTACATACAATTTTTCCACTTAACGTTTTTGGAATCACAAAGTATTTAGCAACCCCAGGGCTGGCCATAATAATTTGCGTCATAGCCTTTTTAACTTCACCTGCAAGCTCACGATCCAAACAAATAGAATAAAACTCTGAATAATCATCCTCTGTAAGCATTAAGATGATAATGATTAACGCACAAATAAACGTCTTCGCATTCTTACGAGGAATAAACAGCGTAATATCACGGTATCTAAACTTTTCTTTATCGCTTTTAAAGCGCCATCCGAATATATTGACAAGAAAAAAAGCCTGGAATCCTTCCAAGCCCTCTAATATTGTTTTTCCTGCAACGCCTAAACCTGTAGCAAAATTAAGTAATTCCAATAGTCCTTCGATTTTTTCTATTTCGTCCATATCAAAATAGTAATCAAAATCATCTTCATATTGCTTTTCTAAGTCTCTTAAAAACCAATTACACTGGACAATGACCTCTTTTGTTGTAATTTCTTTGCCTTTTACAACCTTTTCAACGTATTTAACCGCCTTTTCAAATATCATTTTTTACCACCACTCAATACTTTTAACAGTGGATCATCTTCTTCAACTCGAACTTGGAAATTAATATTTCCTAGCTTTGCTCGACTTTGAGGTGACAGGCTTAATTCATTACAGCAACGGAAAAATTCTTTTGAATACTTATCTTTAGCACTCAATAAGTTACGATCTAAAAGCCTTTCAATATCCCTGTTAATGATTCTTTCAATTTGCTGTACTCGGTCAATGGCTACAGCACAAGTGCTTAGAATATAAATATCGAGATTCCCAAGAATCCCACTTGCTTGTAATTCCTTCACGATGAAATTGAAAATTTTCTTTTGCCTTGCATTCAAATGTGTAGGAGGCAAGATTTCATCGGCAGCACCTTTTAATTTTTCTTCTGTTTGAGTACGAATTGCGATTTCTTCCTTCGTTAAATTCTTACTCATTGTTTTGACACTTTTAGACGGTCTAGCCAATTTCCTCACCTCCTTAAAAATTTTCATTTAGGGAATTTTTTTAGAGCAGATAGGGGCAGTCGGTGTACAGTGATTTCACGATTTTTAACCAAACACCCCGGGGGTACTCTCCAAAATAATATTTTTTAATTCTTTTGCATGTATTGTTCCCTTCTCTGCCAGCTCATGATGATAACGACACAACGCTATAAGGTTGGCATCCTCTAGCCTCTTATCCCATGCATCTGCTATAGGTTCTATATGATGTACCTCTATGTCTGTAAAGTTATATTGCATCTGAGTATTGTATAAGTTAAGCAAACATACTTGGCATAGATGTTTGTCACGATTTGCAATGTGTGCTCGCTTATTCTTCCATGCTCTACTCCATCTGAATCTATCAATGTATGTAGTATTCTTATTAACTAATGGCTTAGATGCACAGCGTTGACCACGCTTATGAATTCCACCGCAATAAGTACAACTCTTTAGCAATATCATCACCACCTTTTAGGCATAATAAAAAGCCACACCTTGTTAGATGTGACTTTCCGTTTAAATATTAATTAATCATTCCAATACTCTCAACATCTTGCAAGTATTCATTCACTCTTGAATCTTCCCTCATATATTTAAATATTGGCCATTCTCCCAATGCTTCTGTATCTAGTGAATCAGGGTTGTGACCTAAAATTTCAAAAAATTTGTCCGAGTTTTCTAATAAAGATAATTTTGCAAGCTCATAATGAGTTTGCAATCCGCTTACATCGCATTTTTTTACAGATTCTTCAATCTCCTTAAAATTCCCGAGTTCCTTCTCACATAGCCATATGTTCATCTGTGTAATAATTTTATTGGCGTGGTTGTCAGCTTCTGCATGTAAAAACTCATAAATAAATTTAGCAAACTCCCAATCATGTTCTTTCATTGAATCAAAAGCTTTTCCCATTATATAATCATATGCATCGTCATGGCCATTTTTATCGAACACTTTCCATGCTTCCAATAATAGTATCACTCCGAAAATTTTAACATTGTTAACAGCCTTAATTAAATAATCCTCAGAAATAGAAAGTCGCTGTCCTTTAGCTACATCTTGCGAGTATTCTTTTGAAACTTTATTTAGATATACGTTGTTTATTATTCCATCGTTATGCACAAATAAGTTTCTTCTACTATAAGCTTCATTAATCACTTCTGTAAAAAAATCTATTTTTTTTGTATTAACTCCTGCTTTATTTAAGTAAAAAACCCAACTTTTGAAACCTCCATACATTATATCGATAACTTCATTTTCAATTAAATGATCCAACGCCTCATCTATACTCTCAAAATCCATAAGATCTTTATATTTGATAGTTTTTTCTTTAGGATTAAAGGCGTTTGGAAATTTAGATAATCTCAACTTTATAATATTTGATATTAAATTTTCAAAGTATATCATTAAGCTAGTTAATGAGTTCCTAAATAGTAATTCTTGTTGTCTTGTAACTAAATCAGCCATCTTCATTACTTCCCCTACTTCTCTTTCCATTTGAGAATTAGAGATCTTAAAGTGGACTTCTGGAGTGTCTTTATATTCAACTTCTTTTGTAAAAATATTTACTCCTTTATCAGCAAATTTTTCATTTGCCTTATTAATTATCTGAATATCATATTCTCCTTCACTTATATCATTTGTTAATTGTACAACATCGCTTATAAGCTCCGTTGCAGCCTTGGTAAACTCATTATTCTCAAGGGATCTGCTCCTATAATTAATATTCATTAATTCGTCTTGAACCTTAATAAAAAGTTCTAAGGCTTTTAAATTTTGTATAAAATTATGAAATTCAGTTTGTAATTTTGCCAATTCAATTTCCCCTTTGCTATATAAAATACAGGTAAATAAATTAATCTTTAGAGAATACATCAAAACTAAAGTACTATAATAGTACAAGTATCACCAATTATATTAACCTATATTTTATACAATCTCAAACACATATTTACAGCAAAATACAAAAAGTTGTAATGTTACTATCTTTAACAAATATTTTAAATTCTCATGAGTATTTTTACTTGGCATATGTCTCTAAATTGCCTTAATCAAAGTCCATACACCCTAAAAACAGAGTTCTATATCGCATTCTACATTGGAATATTTTGCGATTTTCCTATTCTGCATTAATAACACACCCTCCTACCAATAGATTATAGGTGGTGATAATCACTTATTGTTTGATATATTGTTTGATATATTGTGTGATAGTACTCATAAGAATAAAAGACCGCACTAATTTGTACGGCCTCTTATGCTTGTTTTTAGCAACACACGTACAAGCGAACGTGTTTATTATTGTAAGCAATATTTTTCAACGCATTTCCGTGCGCTTTTTGATACTACTATCATATAACGGTTTTTCAATACTTAACATTGGTTTAACTTAAGGTAATATTATGTGAAGATTTTACTGTATAGTTTTCAGCGAACGATACCATACGTCTTATTTGTGCATGCTTATTATAAATATATTGAGCGCTATATCCTAATTCCTCAGCTACTTGTTCCAAGGTTTTATGGTCAATGTATTTACCAATTAATATTCTGTGTTCAAGACCCTCAAAGCTCTTTACTAACTTTTTTATATTGAATAGATTATTCATCTTATGGGCCAACTCCCATTCGATTTGTTCAATAATATCTTCTACTTTACTCCCTTGGCTTTCAGAAGTTAATTTCACTTTAGCTAAATCACCCTGGACCCATCGTTTCAATTCTGTTTTCGTTCGTTCTAAATTTAGATCCAAATAAGCAATTTCATATTCTAGCTCTCGATAATCTTTGAGCCAAGCAAATTTACTCACATTAAGCACCTACTTTCAATAAAGGTTACAAATTGTGTTACAACGAGTTTCAAGATATACGTAACCTTCTAAACACTGATATATCAACGCTTCTATAATTGTGGTTACAAATATACAGATTTTTAGGCTAGTTTCCTTTATATATTTTTTTATTTCCTTCCTTTTTTCTCTTTATTTATTTTTTATATACTTATATCTATTATTTATTTGTAACTAAAGAAATAATAATATTATAAATATATATATAATAAGGGTTTGTGACGGTTACAGATGTATTTTTTAAATTGTAACCGTCAATCTTTTAAAAACAGGAGTAAACCATTGATATACATAGGTTTGTAACAGGTTACTGATATTTCTACTTATCCTGTTACTTCATCCGTAACTTTTTTATAGACACGTACAGAATTCCCCATAACTTTAACCACTTTTGATTCCCAACCTTCCTTCTTCATCCTACGACCGAATTCGGTATTTCCAGCCGGTTTATGTCCCTCATCTTCACAGTAAGCTACGTACATTGCATAAACGTCCCTGGTCCTCTTTCCGTCGATTTCATCACTATATTGATACAAAAATGAAAGGGCACTATCAGATTGAATAAAGTATTCAATTGTTTGTTGTTCGATAGTGTCCGAATTGGATAGTTTATTTCCGTTTTTGCGTATTCGCTTAATTCCTTCGAGTGCTAATTTGAGTATGTAAGACTTGGCTGTATCACTCGAAAGTTTTTCATCTAAATTTTCATCGATAACTTTAACTTCTGCATCACAAGGAATGACAACTAAACGTCTACCAATACCACCTGACTTATCTTTAAACTGCGGCATCTTATTACAAGTAAAAATGAGAGTCGCCTTTGAACGTATAGTAATCGGAACAGAATAGATTGGTCGCAACATAACCGGATCGCCAGATGCGAGTGTTTTGAAATTGGCTGACTTGTCCAGGTATGATGCATCGATATCATCAGCGATGTTCATTAATTTACCAGACATGCCATAAACGGCTGTATCATCATCAAATTTATCTAATGGCACGTTCGTCTCAAGACCGTTTGTGAAAGCAGTTAACATTTTTAATAATGTTGATTTACCGTTATTCCCTTTTTCAGACTTATAAAAGAAAACTTTATGTGGAAAGCCTTTGGTCATTAAAATATGGCCAAACATTTCTTCAATCACTATCCGCAAATCTTTTCGATTACAAGTAAAGAAATCTAAGAATTGATCCACATGCTCGTCATAAGCATCCTCATCATATTGAACATCCAAAAAATAAGGTGTAAAACCGGCATCGATTATTATTGGCTCACCATCATCGATAATAACTCCATTTGGCAACTGGATAACAAAATCATTGTCCTCTACTACGTTTGATTTTATTTTAAATAGCTCAATTAGCTGCTTATGTTGGGCTGGCTTCAATTTTATATGCTTATCTATTTCACGCAGTAGCTTATTGGAATCGGTAATATAACGGTCCAGTTGCTTAAAATAAATTTGATTGTTGTAATAATGCAGATCCAGACGTTTGGCCAAAACTTCGCTCGTCATGACCATATCTTTTGGATTGAGCCATTGTTGCGAACTAGGTGCTGGCTTTTTATCTAAAACTGATTTAATCGTATTATTTAGCTCATCATCGTCCATTGCTTCGGCAAATACTTTGGTATTGATAAAAGTTGCAAGGACCTGCAGCGTCTCATTGTCGATCATATCGGTGCCATACTGCTCTAGCGTTGTGAGCAAATGACTGTATATTGCACTATTGCGCCCTTGCCCTTCTTTAATGCCTAGTAAATTATGTTTTAATTTAGAAGGATACAAGAGCAAAGGAAGCTCTGGTAACGTGCTCACATCTTCAAGATAATGAGCATTTTCCATTGGTCGAAGTTTGCCATTTTGCTTAATCGTAGCTTGTGAGCGTGTGCCTGTTTTATAATCGACTTTTAAACCGGCCACTGTTGTTTTATCTGTGTAGTTTTTTATTGGTGTTGTCATGCCCTCGGCCTTTGGACGCTTATACCAAAGGTGAAAACCTCGACTTGTTTCTACACGTAACGATGGATAGACAGAATAAATATATTCGGCAGCCTCTGAACGTGTATCAAAGTCCACGACCACTATATCTTTTGTTAAAATGACACCGGCATCTTTATAATTTTTATGATCTGTAGAAAATATGTCGAATGAGTGTTTAGGCTTCTTTTCTTCTAGCTCGATATAGCGCAATGGTTTTATAGTAGACTTCAAACCGTAGCACCTCCTTTCTTACTTTCTTTATTAATAACTTAAAAACCACAACTTTTTTCCGATATAATATGAAATATAAGGAAAGGTGGTATATCTATGAGCCAATGTCCAGCATGTGATCAATACACACTAGAAATTACTCACACTGAAGATGATATTGAAATCCGTTGTACAAATTGTGGATATGATGCAGATTAACAAGGGATATATTCCCTTGTTTTTTATTTAACTTCCACAGTACCATCTAAACCAACGTTATAAGGAACACCCTCATGCTCATCTTCTAAATCATCAATGCTCATTTGTTGTGGTTGTATTAATAAAGAAATATTCGTACCAGCTGCAGGATAAATGGCGTTTACTCTGTCTACATCCTCTGTTGCTACATTGAATTTGAGAACAGTCTTTTTATTGTCGCGCTGTAAGTTTACAAATTCAGCCTGAATCGACTCATATGGTCCCTCATCATCTGAAATTGTTAAAATGGTAATTTTACCTGTTAACCTTAATAGATCAGCAGCATGCTTCGTTTCATCTGATAAAATATGAAACATTAAAACTTCCTTTTTATCATCCTTTTGCATTTTCTTAAAAAGCACATTAATTTGAATATCGTTTGTTTGTACTGTTTCTGTTGTCATTGAACACACGCTCCTACACAAATAATTGTTTTTGAATCATTTTCACGTACCAATTTAAGTCAATTTTCCGTTTTTCAAAGTCTTTTAACTCACCATTCCACACAATAGCTTGCTCTGGACTATTAGAAACCTTTTGGTATTTTTCATCACGTACCTTAAAAACACCACCTCGCTTCGGATCTGTTGTTGCAAATATCCGATTTACTTTCTGGAGCTCTTTCATCTGCATTTGGCCATCTTCAAAAACCTCACACGTTATACCGTCAAATTTGCCAGCCTTCGCAACCAATTGAAAAGCCGTTAAATCCTTTTTAAACGTATTAATGACTGTCTTTTGGATAGGTATATCATGCATATAGTAATTGACCAGGGCTGCATCGATAATAGATAAACTATTACGTTCCCATGTCCCACCCTCGAAATTCTTCATAATCCCTTTGGCAACAATTTTCCCATCTGCATAACGGACACAATAATTAT
This genomic interval from Lysinibacillus sphaericus contains the following:
- a CDS encoding HNH endonuclease, which codes for MILLKSCTYCGGIHKRGQRCASKPLVNKNTTYIDRFRWSRAWKNKRAHIANRDKHLCQVCLLNLYNTQMQYNFTDIEVHHIEPIADAWDKRLEDANLIALCRYHHELAEKGTIHAKELKNIILESTPGVFG
- a CDS encoding P27 family phage terminase small subunit, encoding MARPSKSVKTMSKNLTKEEIAIRTQTEEKLKGAADEILPPTHLNARQKKIFNFIVKELQASGILGNLDIYILSTCAVAIDRVQQIERIINRDIERLLDRNLLSAKDKYSKEFFRCCNELSLSPQSRAKLGNINFQVRVEEDDPLLKVLSGGKK
- a CDS encoding phage portal protein; this encodes MGLIKEWREWRNYRQIQEFRESGMDELLLQAGLANAVLTKEEALSIPSVGTCVDLISGLIATLPIKLYKENSGKVEEMEEDRRIILLNDETHDTLDGFQFKKALVTDYLLEGAGYAYINRRRNDVESLHYVENRNVSVLVGVDPIFKSYDISVNGVNYREFEFIKIARNSKDGVTGNGIIKDHNKILSVAYNTLDFEDSLVKTGGNKKGFLKSLGRLSKDAIAELKTAWNNLYKNNTENIVVLNNGLDFKEASSTSVEMQLNENKKTNSSEINKLFKVPDSILDGSANEEVHTNFIKNCILPIIRAIETALNKDLLLPSEKGQSFYFAFDMKELVKGDTEKRYKAYEIALKNGWMQVDEVRYLEDQPPLGLDFIKLGLQDVLYDPKTKTIYTPNTNKTADISDGGPETEKGGEEIED
- a CDS encoding DNA primase family protein produces the protein MKSTIKPLRYIELEEKKPKHSFDIFSTDHKNYKDAGVILTKDIVVVDFDTRSEAAEYIYSVYPSLRVETSRGFHLWYKRPKAEGMTTPIKNYTDKTTVAGLKVDYKTGTRSQATIKQNGKLRPMENAHYLEDVSTLPELPLLLYPSKLKHNLLGIKEGQGRNSAIYSHLLTTLEQYGTDMIDNETLQVLATFINTKVFAEAMDDDELNNTIKSVLDKKPAPSSQQWLNPKDMVMTSEVLAKRLDLHYYNNQIYFKQLDRYITDSNKLLREIDKHIKLKPAQHKQLIELFKIKSNVVEDNDFVIQLPNGVIIDDGEPIIIDAGFTPYFLDVQYDEDAYDEHVDQFLDFFTCNRKDLRIVIEEMFGHILMTKGFPHKVFFYKSEKGNNGKSTLLKMLTAFTNGLETNVPLDKFDDDTAVYGMSGKLMNIADDIDASYLDKSANFKTLASGDPVMLRPIYSVPITIRSKATLIFTCNKMPQFKDKSGGIGRRLVVIPCDAEVKVIDENLDEKLSSDTAKSYILKLALEGIKRIRKNGNKLSNSDTIEQQTIEYFIQSDSALSFLYQYSDEIDGKRTRDVYAMYVAYCEDEGHKPAGNTEFGRRMKKEGWESKVVKVMGNSVRVYKKVTDEVTG
- a CDS encoding terminase large subunit → MIFEKAVKYVEKVVKGKEITTKEVIVQCNWFLRDLEKQYEDDFDYYFDMDEIEKIEGLLELLNFATGLGVAGKTILEGLEGFQAFFLVNIFGWRFKSDKEKFRYRDITLFIPRKNAKTFICALIIIILMLTEDDYSEFYSICLDRELAGEVKKAMTQIIMASPGVAKYFVIPKTLSGKIVCTLTNSFYQARTAEANRNNSIRPSAFIADEVGAFKDYKNINAMKSGQLNVKNPLRFKLTTAYAEDKSIMLEELAYAKKVFNGFIEDDRMFALLYYAEDEHLWDDTGLLQANPLRVEENYNEIRDSRKSAIEKPSEREEYLCKHMNHFLPSNSGEAYVNVEDLRKCKMDDFDWSGRQVWLGLDLAMTNDNCSFSIVTEEDMQIYADSYAFVPTERIPDKNRVEKINYYDHIKSGKCFSCGDMTVDYGFIEQKVLEVEEQFNVIVMGVAYDRYNCLSTAQKLEKEGLVTVEVKQHSSVLHPATKLLREKIMNKEFHYTENELLEENFQNAKVTEDTNKNIYVNKKKSTGKVDMVVSLINAIFLLQHDVIFNPDADWGAQII
- a CDS encoding HK97 family phage prohead protease: MRIEIRENQVLLDGYVNAVERESRILPSPRGRFKEKIRAKTFERALDKAENVDLLFNHDKNRKLGSLQEGNLQLYEDNIGLRAIAHVSDAEIIQKAKDGKLKGWSFGFVDNKPLWEDGEDGIQKRTLEDIELLEVSILDKTPAYVATSIEARGEDQTISETRGADFKAEIENRSAETKSKKDIDYSMYEKQIELLKLKGGN